From the unidentified bacterial endosymbiont genome, one window contains:
- the tadA gene encoding tRNA adenosine(34) deaminase TadA: MPPAFRLEYQPLSTLEHDHEYWMRHALTLAKRAWEEGEVPVGAVLVHNHQVIGEGWNRPIGRHDPTAHAEIMALRQGGLVLQNYRLLETTLYVTLEPCVMCSGAMVHSRIGTLVFGARDEKTGAAGSLMDVLGHPGMNHQVKTIGGVLAPECSGLLSDFFRLRRQQKKQQKAELKSLDA, translated from the coding sequence ATGCCGCCCGCTTTTAGACTGGAGTATCAACCGTTGTCCACTCTCGAACACGATCACGAATACTGGATGCGCCATGCGCTAACGCTGGCAAAACGCGCCTGGGAAGAGGGTGAAGTGCCCGTAGGCGCGGTTCTCGTCCATAACCATCAGGTGATTGGGGAAGGGTGGAATCGCCCAATTGGCCGCCACGACCCTACCGCGCACGCTGAAATCATGGCGCTGCGACAGGGCGGGCTGGTGCTGCAAAACTACCGTCTGCTTGAAACCACGCTGTATGTCACGCTTGAACCCTGCGTAATGTGTTCCGGCGCAATGGTCCACAGCCGTATCGGCACTCTGGTCTTTGGCGCACGGGATGAAAAGACCGGCGCAGCCGGTTCGCTGATGGACGTGCTTGGACACCCGGGAATGAACCACCAGGTAAAGACTATCGGTGGGGTACTTGCACCGGAGTGTTCGGGTCTATTAAGTGACTTCTTCCGATTACGCCGTCAGCAGAAAAAGCAGCAAAAGGCAGAATTGAAGTCACTGGACGCGTGA
- the acpS gene encoding holo-ACP synthase, translated as MAILGLGTDIVEIARIEAVIARSGDRLARRVLSDNEWAIWEAHQQPVRFLAKRFAVKEAAAKAFGTGIRNGLAFNQFEVYNDELGKPRLRLWGEAQKLAEKLGVSHLHVTIADERHYASATVIIES; from the coding sequence ATGGCTATTCTGGGCTTAGGCACTGATATCGTTGAAATAGCCCGCATAGAAGCGGTGATCGCCCGCAGCGGCGATCGCCTCGCAAGACGCGTGCTGAGCGATAACGAATGGGCCATCTGGGAAGCGCATCAACAGCCAGTGCGTTTTCTGGCAAAACGTTTTGCAGTCAAAGAGGCGGCGGCCAAAGCCTTCGGGACCGGAATTCGTAACGGCCTGGCATTTAACCAGTTTGAAGTTTACAACGATGAGCTGGGGAAACCGCGTCTGCGCTTATGGGGGGAGGCGCAAAAACTGGCTGAGAAACTTGGCGTGTCACACCTGCATGTGACGATTGCGGATGAGCGCCACTACGCCAGTGCGACGGTAATTATAGAAAGTTAA
- the yfhb gene encoding phosphatidylglycerophosphatase C, whose amino-acid sequence MANHERRVVFFDLDGTLHQEDMFGTFMRYLLRRQPLNALLVLPLLPVIGLALLIKGRAARWPMSLLLWGCTFGHSEARLKQLERDFVRWFRSHVNAFPVVQDRLTSYLDANDADIWLITGSPQPLVEQVYCDTPWLPRVNLIATQIARGYGGWVLTMRCLGHEKVVQLEKKIGTPLRLYSGYSDSKQDNPLLYFCQHRWRVTPVGELQQLE is encoded by the coding sequence TTGGCAAATCACGAGCGTCGTGTTGTCTTTTTCGACCTGGATGGAACGCTGCATCAGGAGGATATGTTCGGTACCTTTATGCGCTACCTGCTCCGGCGTCAGCCCCTGAATGCGTTGCTTGTTTTACCTCTCTTACCCGTTATCGGCCTCGCCCTGCTGATAAAAGGCCGGGCGGCGCGCTGGCCGATGAGCCTGTTATTATGGGGCTGCACCTTTGGCCATAGCGAGGCGCGGTTAAAACAGCTGGAACGGGATTTTGTGCGCTGGTTCCGCAGTCACGTGAACGCGTTTCCGGTGGTTCAGGACAGGCTCACCAGCTATCTGGATGCGAACGATGCCGATATCTGGCTTATCACTGGCTCGCCGCAGCCGCTGGTGGAACAGGTCTATTGTGATACGCCCTGGTTACCTCGGGTGAATCTTATCGCCACGCAGATTGCCCGGGGGTATGGCGGGTGGGTGTTGACGATGCGCTGTCTGGGCCATGAAAAGGTCGTACAGCTCGAGAAGAAAATTGGCACGCCGTTGCGCCTGTACAGCGGTTACAGCGACAGTAAGCAGGATAACCCGCTGCTCTATTTTTGCCAGCATCGCTGGCGCGTCACGCCGGTGGGTGAACTTCAGCAACTCGAATAG
- a CDS encoding PTS transporter subunit EIIC: MEKTAALASHILQGIGGEKNIQRLENCMTRVRVEVHDDDQLDVPGLKQLPGVSGYVKQGQQHQLIVGPGKAAQVVDAMRAQMRGETTASFEDAERTKAQVKAKYKAPMSDALRQLANVFIPLIPAFIASGLITGIINILKRPDIVGDFATHYPNLLGILGIFGSAVFAIMNILVGVNTAKVFGGSLAMGGVMAGILSSPQLAHITLFGEALQPGRGGVIAVLLVVMLMCWIEKRLRNLLPGAIELILNPLLTTLITGSVAIVALQPLGGWISEAIAHGASVAIDRGGLLVGAALSGTFLPLVLTGLHQGLVPIHVELVQAHGYNALLPILSMAGVGQVGAAIAVLMKTRNDRLKKVIKGALPVGLLGIGEPLIFGVTLPLGKPFLAACLGGAVGGALISYWKVATVITFGISGLPLALTIVTGKVMLYLLGYLVATIAGFLFTWLLGFNDPEE; the protein is encoded by the coding sequence ATGGAAAAAACAGCAGCGCTTGCCAGCCATATTTTGCAGGGGATCGGCGGAGAGAAGAATATTCAGCGTCTGGAAAACTGCATGACGCGCGTGCGCGTCGAAGTGCATGATGACGACCAGCTTGACGTGCCCGGATTAAAGCAACTCCCCGGCGTGAGTGGATACGTCAAACAGGGGCAACAGCACCAGCTAATTGTCGGGCCGGGCAAGGCGGCGCAGGTTGTCGATGCCATGCGGGCGCAGATGCGCGGTGAAACAACCGCGTCGTTTGAGGATGCCGAACGCACTAAAGCCCAGGTAAAAGCCAAATACAAAGCTCCGATGAGCGATGCGCTGCGACAGCTGGCAAACGTCTTTATTCCGCTGATCCCGGCGTTCATTGCCTCCGGGCTTATCACCGGGATTATCAATATCCTTAAGCGTCCGGATATTGTCGGCGATTTTGCGACTCATTATCCGAACCTGCTGGGGATCCTCGGCATCTTCGGCAGCGCTGTGTTTGCCATCATGAACATTTTAGTTGGGGTAAACACCGCCAAAGTGTTTGGCGGCTCACTGGCGATGGGCGGGGTAATGGCGGGTATTCTCTCCAGCCCGCAGCTGGCGCACATTACGCTATTTGGCGAGGCGTTACAGCCGGGGCGCGGCGGGGTCATTGCGGTATTGCTGGTGGTGATGTTGATGTGCTGGATTGAAAAGAGGCTGCGCAACCTGTTGCCTGGCGCGATCGAACTGATCCTCAATCCGTTGCTTACCACGCTAATCACGGGGAGCGTGGCGATCGTCGCTTTGCAGCCGTTGGGAGGATGGATCTCCGAAGCGATTGCCCACGGGGCCTCGGTGGCTATCGACCGCGGTGGCCTGCTGGTGGGCGCGGCGCTTTCCGGCACGTTCCTGCCGCTGGTGCTCACCGGCCTGCATCAGGGGCTGGTCCCCATCCACGTCGAGCTGGTGCAGGCGCATGGCTATAACGCGTTGTTGCCCATTCTTTCTATGGCGGGTGTAGGACAGGTGGGCGCCGCCATTGCGGTGCTGATGAAAACCCGTAATGACCGGCTGAAAAAGGTGATTAAAGGCGCCCTGCCGGTCGGATTACTCGGCATCGGCGAGCCATTAATTTTTGGCGTCACGCTGCCGCTCGGTAAACCTTTCCTTGCCGCCTGTCTCGGCGGCGCGGTAGGCGGCGCGCTCATCAGCTACTGGAAAGTCGCGACGGTGATCACCTTTGGGATCTCTGGCCTGCCTCTGGCGCTGACGATCGTGACCGGAAAAGTCATGCTCTATCTGTTAGGCTATTTAGTAGCAACGATTGCCGGGTTCCTGTTTACCTGGCTATTAGGATTCAATGACCCTGAGGAGTAA
- the mltF gene encoding membrane-bound lytic murein transglycosylase MltF has protein sequence MNKLKINYLLIGIVTLLLAVALWPSIPWFGKAENRIAAIQERGELRVSTLNSPLIYSDINGKTIGLDYELAQQFADYLGVKLHITVRQNISQLFDDLDNNAADILAAGLVYNSERSKNYQQGPTYYSVSQQLVYRVGSVRPRTLAGIGEQQLTIAPGHVVIDDLRELKAKKYPDLGWKVDPKLGTTELLEQVKDKKLAFTIADSVAINLFQRVHPEIAVALDVTDEQPVAWFTHRDNDQTLSAAMLDFFNTINEDGTLARLEEKYLGHGEDFDYVDTRSFLRAVDNVLPDLKPLFEKYAQEIDWKLLAAISYQESHWDTQATSPTGVRGLMMLTKNTAQSLGVNDRTDAEQSISGGAKYLQDMMAKVPETVPEEERIWFALAAYNMGYAHMLDARALTAKTKGNPDSWSDVKQRLPLLSQKTWYKKLTYGYARGHEAYAYVENIRKYQISLVGYLLEKEKKAAEARQLAQSYPIVAPEELTRPVTSILPFAAFSADGVIGRSHLIDPNTPVQVPHR, from the coding sequence TTGAATAAATTAAAGATTAATTATCTGCTCATCGGCATTGTTACGTTGCTGCTGGCAGTGGCCCTCTGGCCTTCAATCCCCTGGTTCGGTAAAGCCGAAAACCGTATCGCCGCCATTCAGGAGCGGGGGGAATTGCGCGTCAGTACCTTAAACTCTCCCTTGATTTACAGCGACATCAACGGCAAAACCATTGGTCTGGATTATGAACTGGCCCAGCAGTTTGCCGACTATCTCGGCGTAAAACTCCACATTACCGTGCGTCAGAACATCAGCCAACTGTTTGACGACCTTGATAACAACGCTGCCGATATCCTCGCCGCCGGGCTGGTGTACAACAGCGAGCGTAGTAAGAACTATCAGCAAGGTCCTACCTACTATTCCGTGTCGCAGCAGCTGGTTTATCGCGTCGGGAGTGTACGTCCACGCACGCTGGCCGGGATTGGCGAGCAGCAGCTGACGATTGCGCCTGGCCACGTGGTTATTGACGATTTGCGCGAGCTGAAAGCGAAGAAATACCCGGATCTCGGCTGGAAGGTGGATCCGAAACTCGGCACGACAGAACTGCTCGAACAGGTAAAAGACAAAAAACTGGCCTTCACCATTGCCGATTCGGTTGCGATTAACCTTTTCCAGCGTGTGCATCCTGAAATCGCCGTGGCGCTTGACGTCACTGACGAACAGCCGGTCGCCTGGTTTACCCATCGGGATAACGATCAGACCCTCTCTGCGGCCATGCTTGATTTCTTCAACACCATCAATGAAGACGGCACTCTCGCCCGCCTGGAAGAGAAGTATCTCGGTCATGGCGAGGATTTTGATTATGTGGATACCCGCAGTTTCCTGCGCGCAGTGGATAACGTGCTGCCAGACCTTAAACCTTTATTTGAGAAATACGCCCAGGAAATCGACTGGAAACTGCTGGCAGCCATCTCTTATCAGGAGTCGCACTGGGATACCCAGGCCACCTCGCCCACTGGCGTGCGTGGCCTGATGATGCTAACCAAAAATACCGCGCAAAGCCTCGGCGTTAACGACCGAACGGATGCGGAACAGAGCATCAGCGGGGGCGCGAAGTATTTGCAGGATATGATGGCGAAAGTGCCGGAAACGGTGCCGGAAGAAGAGCGTATCTGGTTTGCCCTCGCCGCCTACAACATGGGTTATGCGCATATGCTGGACGCCCGGGCGCTGACAGCGAAAACCAAAGGCAACCCGGACAGTTGGTCTGACGTCAAACAGCGTCTGCCGCTGCTGAGCCAAAAAACCTGGTATAAAAAGCTGACTTACGGCTACGCGCGCGGGCATGAAGCTTACGCCTACGTAGAGAATATTCGTAAGTATCAGATTAGCCTGGTAGGGTATCTGCTGGAGAAAGAAAAAAAGGCCGCCGAGGCGCGACAGCTGGCGCAAAGCTATCCGATTGTCGCGCCGGAGGAGCTCACGCGTCCAGTGACTTCAATTCTGCCTTTTGCTGCTTTTTCTGCTGACGGCGTAATCGGAAGAAGTCACTTAATAGACCCGAACACTCCGGTGCAAGTACCCCACCGATAG
- a CDS encoding MurR/RpiR family transcriptional regulator yields the protein MNCLIRIRQRYAGFAQSDKKLADFLLSQPDRARHLSSQQLASEAGVSQSSVVKFAQKIGFKGFPALKLAISEALVSNPNPQSMPVHNQIRGDDPMRLVGEKLIKENVAAMHATLDVNPEEKLLESVALLRGARRIILTGIGASGLVARNFGWKLTKIGYNAIVEQDMHALLATVQAMDPEDLLLAISYSGERREINIATDEVLRVGGKVLAITGFTPNSLQQRATRCLYTIAEEQATRSAAISSTSAQMMLTDLLFMALVQQDLENAPEHIRHSEELVKRLV from the coding sequence ATGAACTGTTTAATCCGCATCCGCCAGCGCTACGCAGGCTTTGCACAAAGCGACAAAAAGCTGGCGGATTTTTTACTGTCTCAGCCCGACCGCGCGCGCCATCTCAGCTCGCAGCAGTTGGCGAGCGAAGCCGGAGTGAGCCAGTCAAGCGTGGTAAAGTTTGCGCAGAAGATCGGCTTTAAGGGATTTCCGGCGCTAAAACTGGCGATTAGCGAAGCGCTGGTGAGCAATCCTAATCCGCAGTCGATGCCGGTACATAATCAGATCCGTGGCGATGATCCGATGCGTCTGGTGGGCGAAAAGCTGATCAAAGAGAACGTGGCTGCTATGCATGCGACGCTGGACGTGAATCCCGAAGAGAAGCTGCTGGAAAGCGTGGCGTTGCTGCGGGGAGCGCGTCGTATCATTCTAACCGGAATTGGCGCTTCCGGGCTCGTCGCGCGTAATTTTGGCTGGAAACTGACGAAGATCGGATATAACGCGATAGTTGAGCAGGACATGCACGCCCTGCTGGCGACGGTGCAGGCGATGGATCCTGAGGATCTGCTGCTGGCCATCTCCTATTCCGGTGAACGTCGCGAGATCAATATAGCCACCGATGAAGTCTTACGCGTAGGCGGTAAAGTTCTGGCCATCACCGGATTTACGCCAAATTCTCTGCAGCAGCGGGCAACACGCTGTTTGTATACCATTGCGGAAGAGCAGGCCACGCGCAGTGCGGCTATCTCATCGACGAGCGCACAAATGATGCTGACAGACCTGCTGTTCATGGCATTGGTCCAACAGGATCTGGAGAACGCGCCAGAACATATTCGTCACAGCGAGGAGTTGGTAAAGAGACTGGTTTGA
- the pdxJ gene encoding pyridoxine 5'-phosphate synthase, producing the protein MAELLLGVNIDHIATLRNARGTAYPDPVQAAFIAEQAGADGITVHLREDRRHITDRDVRILRQTLDTRMNLEMAVTEEMLTIACDTQPYFCCLVPEKRQEVTTEGGLDVAGQRDKMRDACKRLADAGILVSLFIDADFEQITAAADVGAPYIEIHTGCYADAKNDAEQAKELERIASAATYAASLGLKVNAGHGLTYHNVKAIAALPEMHELNIGHAIIGRAVMSGLKEAVSEMKRLMLEARQ; encoded by the coding sequence ATGGCTGAATTACTGTTAGGCGTCAACATCGATCACATCGCCACGCTGCGTAATGCGCGCGGAACGGCTTATCCGGATCCGGTTCAGGCGGCTTTTATCGCTGAGCAGGCAGGCGCTGACGGCATTACCGTGCACCTGCGGGAAGACCGCCGCCACATCACCGACCGTGACGTGCGGATCCTGCGTCAGACGCTGGACACGCGCATGAATCTCGAGATGGCGGTAACGGAAGAGATGCTGACGATTGCCTGCGATACCCAACCGTATTTCTGCTGCCTGGTGCCGGAAAAGCGTCAGGAGGTGACCACCGAAGGCGGGCTTGACGTGGCGGGGCAACGCGACAAAATGCGCGACGCCTGCAAACGTCTGGCCGATGCCGGTATCCTGGTTTCACTGTTTATCGACGCCGATTTTGAGCAGATCACAGCCGCCGCTGACGTGGGCGCGCCCTATATTGAAATTCATACCGGCTGCTATGCCGATGCCAAAAACGATGCTGAGCAGGCCAAAGAGCTGGAGCGTATTGCCAGCGCGGCCACCTACGCTGCCAGCCTCGGCCTCAAGGTTAACGCTGGTCACGGCCTGACCTATCACAATGTCAAAGCGATTGCCGCGCTGCCGGAAATGCATGAGCTGAACATTGGGCACGCTATAATTGGCCGTGCGGTAATGAGCGGCCTGAAAGAGGCGGTATCAGAGATGAAACGCCTGATGCTGGAAGCGCGTCAGTAA
- a CDS encoding YfhL family 4Fe-4S dicluster ferredoxin, with the protein MALLITKKCINCDMCEPECPNQAISMGDSIYEINSDRCTECIGHYETPTCQKVCPIPNTILKDPAHLENEEQLWDKFVLIHHADKL; encoded by the coding sequence ATGGCGCTGTTAATCACCAAAAAATGCATCAATTGCGATATGTGCGAACCCGAATGCCCAAACCAGGCGATTTCGATGGGCGACAGCATTTATGAGATTAACAGCGATCGCTGTACCGAGTGCATCGGCCATTACGAAACGCCGACCTGCCAGAAAGTGTGCCCAATCCCCAATACTATTCTTAAGGATCCGGCACACCTCGAAAACGAAGAGCAGCTGTGGGATAAGTTTGTTCTGATCCACCACGCGGACAAACTTTAA
- the recO gene encoding DNA repair protein RecO yields MDGWQRAFVLHSRPWSETSLMLDVFTEESGRVRLVAKGARSKRSNLKGALQPFTPLLVRFGGRGEVKTLRSAEAVSLALPLSGITLYSGLYVNELISRVLEHETRFSELFFDYLHCIQALAGATGTPEPALRRFELALLGYLGYGVDFLHCAGSGDEVEDSMTYRYREEKGFIASIVVDNRTFTGRHLRALYEREFPDADTLRAAKRFTRIALKPYLGGKPLKSRELFRQFVPKR; encoded by the coding sequence ATGGATGGATGGCAGCGTGCCTTTGTCCTGCATAGCCGTCCCTGGAGCGAAACCAGCTTAATGCTGGACGTCTTCACGGAAGAGTCGGGCCGCGTGCGCCTTGTTGCAAAAGGCGCTCGTTCCAAACGTTCTAATCTGAAGGGTGCATTGCAGCCTTTCACGCCGCTGCTGGTTCGCTTTGGTGGGCGAGGGGAAGTCAAAACCCTGCGCAGTGCCGAAGCCGTCTCTCTGGCGCTTCCCCTTTCCGGTATCACGCTCTACAGCGGCCTGTATGTCAATGAGCTCATCTCACGTGTTCTTGAACATGAGACGCGCTTCTCTGAACTTTTCTTCGATTATCTGCACTGTATCCAGGCGCTTGCTGGCGCAACCGGCACGCCTGAACCCGCGCTACGCCGGTTTGAGCTGGCTTTGTTGGGGTATCTTGGCTACGGCGTCGATTTTTTGCATTGTGCGGGCAGTGGAGATGAGGTCGAAGACTCCATGACCTACCGCTATCGCGAGGAAAAAGGCTTTATTGCCAGCATTGTGGTGGATAACCGTACCTTTACCGGACGACACCTTCGGGCGCTGTATGAGCGGGAATTCCCGGATGCAGATACCCTGCGCGCGGCAAAACGCTTTACCCGCATTGCGCTTAAACCGTATCTTGGGGGCAAACCCTTGAAGAGCCGCGAATTATTCAGGCAGTTTGTGCCAAAACGTTAA
- the murQ gene encoding N-acetylmuramic acid 6-phosphate etherase: MNLGSLVSETRNPQTMDLDALSTLELVNRFNQQDTLVAQAVKATLPEVAKAVNAAAASLKAGGRIIYMGAGTSGRLGVLDASECPPTFGVPHGLVIGLIAGGPGALLKAVEGAEDNPQLGEDDLKAQNLTGRDLVVGLAASGRTPYVIGGLQYANQTGCTTVAISCNPGSPIAQEAVIAISPVVGPEALTGSTRLKSGTAQKLVLNMISTGAMVKFGKVYQNLMVDMQATNVKLVDRACRMVVEATGASREEAEKVLEQTGHDVKPAILMILSGLDATAARARLAAHEGFLRAALQN; encoded by the coding sequence ATGAACCTGGGCTCACTCGTTTCTGAAACCCGTAACCCGCAAACCATGGATCTGGATGCGCTTTCCACCCTGGAGCTGGTTAACCGTTTTAATCAACAGGATACGCTGGTCGCTCAGGCAGTGAAAGCGACATTACCTGAGGTTGCCAAAGCAGTGAACGCGGCGGCGGCGTCGCTAAAGGCCGGAGGACGCATTATTTATATGGGGGCAGGGACCAGCGGACGTCTTGGCGTGCTGGATGCGTCAGAGTGTCCGCCAACCTTTGGCGTGCCGCACGGCCTGGTCATTGGGCTGATTGCCGGCGGCCCTGGCGCGCTGCTCAAAGCGGTAGAAGGCGCGGAAGATAACCCACAGCTTGGTGAAGATGATCTGAAGGCGCAGAACCTGACCGGGCGAGATCTGGTGGTCGGGCTGGCGGCATCCGGGCGCACGCCATACGTGATTGGCGGCCTGCAATACGCAAACCAGACCGGCTGCACGACGGTCGCCATCTCTTGTAACCCCGGATCGCCGATTGCGCAGGAGGCGGTAATTGCCATCTCACCGGTTGTCGGGCCAGAAGCCTTGACCGGCTCCACGCGTCTGAAATCAGGGACGGCGCAAAAGCTGGTGCTCAATATGATCTCCACCGGGGCGATGGTCAAGTTCGGCAAGGTCTATCAGAACCTGATGGTGGATATGCAAGCCACCAACGTCAAGCTGGTGGACAGAGCCTGCCGGATGGTGGTGGAAGCTACGGGGGCAAGCCGGGAAGAGGCGGAAAAGGTACTCGAACAAACCGGACATGACGTAAAACCGGCCATTCTGATGATCCTGAGCGGGCTGGATGCCACCGCCGCGCGCGCCAGACTGGCTGCCCATGAGGGGTTCTTGCGGGCGGCATTACAAAACTAA